The proteins below are encoded in one region of Hordeum vulgare subsp. vulgare chromosome 3H, MorexV3_pseudomolecules_assembly, whole genome shotgun sequence:
- the LOC123445535 gene encoding villin-2-like isoform X1 — MSTPKVVDPAFQGAGQKVGIEIWRIEDFKPVALPKSDYGKFYSGDSYIVLQTTSPKGGAYLYDVHFWIGKDSSQDEAGTAAIKTVELDSVLGGRAVQYRELQGYESDKFLSYFKPCIIPMEGGFASGFKTPEEETFETRLYICKGKRAIRIKQVPFARSSLNHDDVFILDTEKKIYQFNGANSNIQERAKSLEVIQHLKEKYHGGVCDVAIVDDGKLQAESDSGEFWVLFGGFAPIGKKTVSDDDVVLETTAPKLYSINGGELKFEDIPLTKAVLENTRCFLLDCGAEMFVWVGRVTQLEDRKAATKAIEEFIINQKRPKTTRVTQVIQGYESHSFKSKFESWPAGTTTGNSGAEDGRGKVAALLKQQGVDVKGAPKSSTPVNEEVPPLLEGGGRLEVWCIDGNAKSPLPKEDNGKFYSGDCYIVLYTYHSGDKKEEYYLNYWIGKESTADDQVMGAELANTMWNSLKGRPVLGRIYQGKEPPQFVALFQPMVILKGGIGSGYKKITEEKGATSGTYSPEGIALFRVSGTAIHNNKTLHVDALATSLSSTDCFVLQSGSAMFTWHGNSSTYEQQQWAAKVAEFLKPGATVKHCKEGTESSAFWFALDGKQSYTSKPIMQDTIVRDPHLYAFSIRKGRLEVTEIFNFCQDDLLTEDLMILDTHGEVFIWIGQCVEPKEKQKAFDIGQKYIEHAMSIEDLSPYVPLYKVSEGNEPCFFKTYFSWDSTKSVIHGNSFQKKLSLLFGLRSEGASRSSGNGGPTQRASALAALSSAFNPSSQQKQVNDSRPPSSGDGPTQRASALAALSNAAFNPSPQQKQVNDSRPPSSGDGPTQRASALAALSNAFNPSSKPKTPPPSRSGQGSQRAAAVAALSSVLTAEQSGSSDNLRASKTSTTSEKTDAEVVVISPSEASPRSEAGESSEFQSEKDAPVDEVPSQVDVAEPEALEVPEEQTTEHVGEATFSYDRLISKSTDPIRGIDYKRREAYLSESEFQTVFGVTKDVFYLQPGWKQELQKRKADLF, encoded by the exons ATGTCGACCCCGAAAGTGGTGGATCCTGCTTTCCAAGGGGCTGGCCAAAAAGT TGGGATAGAAATATGGCGCATTGAAGATTTTAAGCCAGTTGCATTGCCAAAATCTGATTATGGTAAATTCTATTCTGGAGATTCATATATAGTTTTGCAG ACGACTTCTCCTAAGGGTGGTGCATATCTGTACGACGTCCACTTCTGGATTGGGAAAGACTCAAGCCAA GATGAAGCTGGCACTGCAGCAATCAAGACGGTTGAACTTGATTCTGTACTTGGGGGTCGTGCAGTCCAGTATAGGGAACTCCAAGGTTATGAATCTGACAAGTTCCTGTCATACTTCAAACCTTGCATTATACCTATGGAGGGTGGTTTCGCCTCTGGGTTCAAGACGCCAGAAGAGGAGACCTTTGAAACACGGTTATATATTTGCAAAGGGAAGAGAGCTATTAGAATTAAGCAG GTTCCCTTTGCACGGTCATCATTAAACCATGATGATGTGTTTATCTTAGATACTGAAAAGAAAATTTATCAATTCAATGGTGCAAACTCCAATATCCAAGAAAGGGCTAAATCACTGGAAGTGATCCAACATTTAAAGGAGAAGTACCATGGGGGCGTGTGTGATGTTGCAATCGTTG ATGATGGGAAACTACAAGCGGAATCAGACTCTGGTGAATTCTGGGTCCTTTTTGGAGGTTTTGCACCTATTGGGAAAAAAactgttagtgatgacgatgttgTACTGGAAACTACAGCACCCAAGCTGTACAG TATCAACGGCGGTGAACTAAAGTTTGAAGATATACCTCTTACAAAAGCAGTCCTTGAGAACACAAGATGTTTCTTACTTGACTGTGGGGCTGAAATGTTTGTATGGGTTGGTCGGGTAACACAACTCGAGGACAGAAAAGCTGCCACTAAAGCCATTGAG GAATTCATCATTAATCAGAAAAGGCCAAAGACGACAAGAGTGACACAAGTGATTCAGGGTTATGAAAGCCACTCATTCAAGTCAAAATTTGAATCATGGCCGGCGGGTACTACAACAGGGAACTCAGGTGCAGAGGATGGGCGGGGAAAAGTTGCAG CTTTATTGAAGCAACAAGGTGTTGATGTAAAAGGAGCTCCAAAAAGCAGTACTCCAGTAAACGAGGAAGTTCCTCCTTTGCTTGAAGGTGGTGGAAGACTCGAG GTGTGGTGCATTGATGGAAATGCCAAGAGTCCACTTCCAAAAGAGGACAATGGAAAATTTTACAGTGGAGACTGTTATATTGTTCTTTATACATATCATTCGGGTGACAAGAAAGAAGAATATTATCTCAATTACTGGATTGGGAAGGAAAGCACAGCG GATGATCAAGTGATGGGAGCTGAACTAGCCAATACAATGTGGAATTCACTGAAAGGAAGGCCTGTTCTG GGTCGTATTTATCAAGGGAAGGAACCACCGCAATTTGTTGCCCTTTTCCAGCCCATGGTTATCTTGAAG GGTGGTATCGGTTCTGGATACAAGAAGATTACAGAGGAAAAGGGTGCAACCAGTGGAACTTACTCCCCCGAGGGCATAGCTCTGTTTCGGGTGTCTGGAACAGCTATCCATAACAATAAAACGCTTCACGTTGACGCG CTAGCTACATCTTTAAGCTCCACAGACTGTTTTGTATTGCAATCTGGAAGTGCTATGtttacatggcatggcaattctagCACTTACGAGCAACAGCAGTGGGCAGCGAAAGTTGCTGAGTTCTTGAAG CCTGGTGCGACAGTGAAACATTGCAAGGAGGGAACAGAGAGTTCTGCTTTCTGGTTTGCTCTTGATGGAAAACAGAGCTATACAAGCAAACCCATCATGCAGGATACTATTGTCAGAGATCCTCATTTGTATGCCTTCTCAATTAGGAAAG GAAGACTGGAG GTTACCGAGATCTTCAATTTTTGCCAAGATGATTTGTTGACTGAAGACTTGATGATTCTTGACACACACGGGGAGGTCTTTATTTGGATTGGTCAGTGCGTGGAACCAAAAGAGAAACAAAAGGCGTTCGACATTGGCCAG AAATATATAGAGCATGCGATGTCGATTGAAGATCTTTCCCCGTATGTACCACTTTACAAAGTTTCTGAAGGGAATGAGCCATGCTTCTTCAAGACATACTTCTCTTGGGATAGCACAAAATCTGTG ATTCATGGGAATTCATTCCAAAAGAAACTTTCACTTCTTTTTGGATTACGCTCAGAG GGTGCATCTAGGAGCTCTGGTAATGGTGGACCCACACAAAGGGCATCTGCATTAGCCGCTCTATCATCTGCATTCAATCCATCTTCGCAGCAGAAGCAG GTTAATGATAGTAGGCCTCCAAGCTCTGGTGATGGGCCCACTCAACGTGCCTCTGCACTGGCTGCTTTGTCCAATGCAGCATTCAATCCATCTCCGCAGCAGAAGCAG GTTAATGATAGTAGGCCTCCAAGCTCGGGTGATGGACCCACTCAACGCGCCTCTGCACTGGCTGCCTTGTCCAATGCGTTTAATCCATCCTCAAAACCAAAAACTCCACCTCCGTCACGTTCAGGTCAAGGGTCACAAAGAGCAGCTGCAGTTGCTGCGCTATCCTCTGTGCTGACTGCTGAGCAGTCTGGATCATCTGACAATCTCAGAGCTAGCAAGACGAGCACAACATCAGAAAAGACTG ATGCGGAGGTCGTCGTAATATCTCCATCAGAAGCATCTCCTCGCTCTGAAGCTGGAGAATCCTCTGAATTTCAGTCAGAGAAAGATGCTCCAGTGGATGAGGTGCCATCCCAGGTAGATGTAGCAGAGCCTGAGGCGCTGGAGGTGCCAGAGGAACAAACAACTGAACATGTTGGTGAAGCAACATTTAGCTACGACCGCTTGATATCTAAATCTACTGATCCTATCCGTGGGATAGACTACAAACGCAGAGAG GCGTACTTATCGGAGAGCGAGTTCCAGACTGTCTTCGGCGTCACCAAGGACGTGTTCTACCTGCAGCCAGGGTGGAAGCAAGAGCTGCAGAAGCGGAAAGCCGATCTCTTTTGA
- the LOC123445535 gene encoding villin-2-like isoform X2, with translation MSTPKVVDPAFQGAGQKVGIEIWRIEDFKPVALPKSDYGKFYSGDSYIVLQTTSPKGGAYLYDVHFWIGKDSSQDEAGTAAIKTVELDSVLGGRAVQYRELQGYESDKFLSYFKPCIIPMEGGFASGFKTPEEETFETRLYICKGKRAIRIKQVPFARSSLNHDDVFILDTEKKIYQFNGANSNIQERAKSLEVIQHLKEKYHGGVCDVAIVDDGKLQAESDSGEFWVLFGGFAPIGKKTVSDDDVVLETTAPKLYSINGGELKFEDIPLTKAVLENTRCFLLDCGAEMFVWVGRVTQLEDRKAATKAIEEFIINQKRPKTTRVTQVIQGYESHSFKSKFESWPAGTTTGNSGAEDGRGKVAALLKQQGVDVKGAPKSSTPVNEEVPPLLEGGGRLEVWCIDGNAKSPLPKEDNGKFYSGDCYIVLYTYHSGDKKEEYYLNYWIGKESTADDQVMGAELANTMWNSLKGRPVLGRIYQGKEPPQFVALFQPMVILKGGIGSGYKKITEEKGATSGTYSPEGIALFRVSGTAIHNNKTLHVDALATSLSSTDCFVLQSGSAMFTWHGNSSTYEQQQWAAKVAEFLKPGATVKHCKEGTESSAFWFALDGKQSYTSKPIMQDTIVRDPHLYAFSIRKGRLEVTEIFNFCQDDLLTEDLMILDTHGEVFIWIGQCVEPKEKQKAFDIGQKYIEHAMSIEDLSPYVPLYKVSEGNEPCFFKTYFSWDSTKSVIHGNSFQKKLSLLFGLRSEGASRSSGNGGPTQRASALAALSSAFNPSSQQKQVNDSRPPSSGDGPTQRASALAALSNAFNPSSKPKTPPPSRSGQGSQRAAAVAALSSVLTAEQSGSSDNLRASKTSTTSEKTDAEVVVISPSEASPRSEAGESSEFQSEKDAPVDEVPSQVDVAEPEALEVPEEQTTEHVGEATFSYDRLISKSTDPIRGIDYKRREAYLSESEFQTVFGVTKDVFYLQPGWKQELQKRKADLF, from the exons ATGTCGACCCCGAAAGTGGTGGATCCTGCTTTCCAAGGGGCTGGCCAAAAAGT TGGGATAGAAATATGGCGCATTGAAGATTTTAAGCCAGTTGCATTGCCAAAATCTGATTATGGTAAATTCTATTCTGGAGATTCATATATAGTTTTGCAG ACGACTTCTCCTAAGGGTGGTGCATATCTGTACGACGTCCACTTCTGGATTGGGAAAGACTCAAGCCAA GATGAAGCTGGCACTGCAGCAATCAAGACGGTTGAACTTGATTCTGTACTTGGGGGTCGTGCAGTCCAGTATAGGGAACTCCAAGGTTATGAATCTGACAAGTTCCTGTCATACTTCAAACCTTGCATTATACCTATGGAGGGTGGTTTCGCCTCTGGGTTCAAGACGCCAGAAGAGGAGACCTTTGAAACACGGTTATATATTTGCAAAGGGAAGAGAGCTATTAGAATTAAGCAG GTTCCCTTTGCACGGTCATCATTAAACCATGATGATGTGTTTATCTTAGATACTGAAAAGAAAATTTATCAATTCAATGGTGCAAACTCCAATATCCAAGAAAGGGCTAAATCACTGGAAGTGATCCAACATTTAAAGGAGAAGTACCATGGGGGCGTGTGTGATGTTGCAATCGTTG ATGATGGGAAACTACAAGCGGAATCAGACTCTGGTGAATTCTGGGTCCTTTTTGGAGGTTTTGCACCTATTGGGAAAAAAactgttagtgatgacgatgttgTACTGGAAACTACAGCACCCAAGCTGTACAG TATCAACGGCGGTGAACTAAAGTTTGAAGATATACCTCTTACAAAAGCAGTCCTTGAGAACACAAGATGTTTCTTACTTGACTGTGGGGCTGAAATGTTTGTATGGGTTGGTCGGGTAACACAACTCGAGGACAGAAAAGCTGCCACTAAAGCCATTGAG GAATTCATCATTAATCAGAAAAGGCCAAAGACGACAAGAGTGACACAAGTGATTCAGGGTTATGAAAGCCACTCATTCAAGTCAAAATTTGAATCATGGCCGGCGGGTACTACAACAGGGAACTCAGGTGCAGAGGATGGGCGGGGAAAAGTTGCAG CTTTATTGAAGCAACAAGGTGTTGATGTAAAAGGAGCTCCAAAAAGCAGTACTCCAGTAAACGAGGAAGTTCCTCCTTTGCTTGAAGGTGGTGGAAGACTCGAG GTGTGGTGCATTGATGGAAATGCCAAGAGTCCACTTCCAAAAGAGGACAATGGAAAATTTTACAGTGGAGACTGTTATATTGTTCTTTATACATATCATTCGGGTGACAAGAAAGAAGAATATTATCTCAATTACTGGATTGGGAAGGAAAGCACAGCG GATGATCAAGTGATGGGAGCTGAACTAGCCAATACAATGTGGAATTCACTGAAAGGAAGGCCTGTTCTG GGTCGTATTTATCAAGGGAAGGAACCACCGCAATTTGTTGCCCTTTTCCAGCCCATGGTTATCTTGAAG GGTGGTATCGGTTCTGGATACAAGAAGATTACAGAGGAAAAGGGTGCAACCAGTGGAACTTACTCCCCCGAGGGCATAGCTCTGTTTCGGGTGTCTGGAACAGCTATCCATAACAATAAAACGCTTCACGTTGACGCG CTAGCTACATCTTTAAGCTCCACAGACTGTTTTGTATTGCAATCTGGAAGTGCTATGtttacatggcatggcaattctagCACTTACGAGCAACAGCAGTGGGCAGCGAAAGTTGCTGAGTTCTTGAAG CCTGGTGCGACAGTGAAACATTGCAAGGAGGGAACAGAGAGTTCTGCTTTCTGGTTTGCTCTTGATGGAAAACAGAGCTATACAAGCAAACCCATCATGCAGGATACTATTGTCAGAGATCCTCATTTGTATGCCTTCTCAATTAGGAAAG GAAGACTGGAG GTTACCGAGATCTTCAATTTTTGCCAAGATGATTTGTTGACTGAAGACTTGATGATTCTTGACACACACGGGGAGGTCTTTATTTGGATTGGTCAGTGCGTGGAACCAAAAGAGAAACAAAAGGCGTTCGACATTGGCCAG AAATATATAGAGCATGCGATGTCGATTGAAGATCTTTCCCCGTATGTACCACTTTACAAAGTTTCTGAAGGGAATGAGCCATGCTTCTTCAAGACATACTTCTCTTGGGATAGCACAAAATCTGTG ATTCATGGGAATTCATTCCAAAAGAAACTTTCACTTCTTTTTGGATTACGCTCAGAG GGTGCATCTAGGAGCTCTGGTAATGGTGGACCCACACAAAGGGCATCTGCATTAGCCGCTCTATCATCTGCATTCAATCCATCTTCGCAGCAGAAGCAG GTTAATGATAGTAGGCCTCCAAGCTCGGGTGATGGACCCACTCAACGCGCCTCTGCACTGGCTGCCTTGTCCAATGCGTTTAATCCATCCTCAAAACCAAAAACTCCACCTCCGTCACGTTCAGGTCAAGGGTCACAAAGAGCAGCTGCAGTTGCTGCGCTATCCTCTGTGCTGACTGCTGAGCAGTCTGGATCATCTGACAATCTCAGAGCTAGCAAGACGAGCACAACATCAGAAAAGACTG ATGCGGAGGTCGTCGTAATATCTCCATCAGAAGCATCTCCTCGCTCTGAAGCTGGAGAATCCTCTGAATTTCAGTCAGAGAAAGATGCTCCAGTGGATGAGGTGCCATCCCAGGTAGATGTAGCAGAGCCTGAGGCGCTGGAGGTGCCAGAGGAACAAACAACTGAACATGTTGGTGAAGCAACATTTAGCTACGACCGCTTGATATCTAAATCTACTGATCCTATCCGTGGGATAGACTACAAACGCAGAGAG GCGTACTTATCGGAGAGCGAGTTCCAGACTGTCTTCGGCGTCACCAAGGACGTGTTCTACCTGCAGCCAGGGTGGAAGCAAGAGCTGCAGAAGCGGAAAGCCGATCTCTTTTGA